The following DNA comes from Flammeovirgaceae bacterium.
GAGGCACAGGATGGCGGCAACCCCAAAGCCGAGGCCGCCATACGCGACAAGGTATACCAACTCAGCGCCCCTTTTACGGGCAGTGCAAAGGAAATGATCAGTCTGCCCCTTCGCTATGCGGGCATTCAATGGGCAAAAGACGATGTCGCTTTTGTGTTCGAATCGTGGAGGAGCGACAGGAAGCTCAGGGCGTACCAACTGAACCCCCAAACGAAATCAAAAAAAACAATCATCGACCGCTCCACGGAAGACCTATACAACGACCCCGGGGATTTCATTACGGCCCTCAACAAATACGGCAAAAGCGTGGTGTGGGTGACACCGGACAATTCCGTGTTCCTGAGCGGGCGGGGCGCATCGCCCGAAGGGGACAGGCCCTTTCTTGACAAAATGAATTTAGCGACCGGTAAGGTGGAAAGGCTCTGGCAGTCAGCAGCACCCTATTACGAGCGTGTGGTGGATGTGCTGGACGATAAAAAAATATCTTTTGTTACCTCAAGGGAGTCTCAAAGCGAGCCGCCCAATTATTTTGTGCGTGCCCTGGGCGGTAACGCGCCCGTCCAGCTTACCCGCTTTCCACATCCTTATCCACAGCTTAAAGACGTGAAAAAGGAAGTGCTGCACTACAAGCGTGCCGATGGGGTGGACCTGACCGTTGACATGTACCTTCCACCCGGGCACAAAAAAGAAGACGGGCCATTGCCTGCTATCGTTTGGGCCTACCCACGGGAGTACAAGTCTGCAGAGGCGGCCGGGCAGGTGAAAGGCTCGCCTTATTCGTTCACACGGATAAATGCAGGAGGTGTATTGTTTTGGGTAACGCGCGGTTATGCCGTGCTCGACAACGCGGCCATGCCCATTATTGGGGAAGGGGACAAAGAACCCAATGACACCTATGTTTCGCAACTGGTGGCCAGCGCAAAGGCGGTGATAGACTACACGGCAAGCCTGAATATTGTTGACCCCAACCGTGTAGGCATTGGCGGCCACTCCTATGGGGCGTTTATGACGGCCAACCTATTGGCGCATTCCGATTTGTTCAGGGCCGGCATCGCCCGCAGCGGGGCCTACAACCGAACCCTTACCCCGTTTGGTTTTCAATCCGAAGAAAGGACCTACTGGGAGGCGCCAAAAATTTACTATGAAATGTCGCCCTTCTCCTATGCCGACAAAGTGAACGAACCCATCTTGTTGATCCATGGTGAAGCGGACAACAACAGTGGCACCTTTCCCATCCAGAGCGAACGTTTTTACAATGCCATCAAAGGGCATGGGGGCACTGCCCGCTTTGTAAAATTACCGTACGAGAGCCACGGCTACAGGGCCAAGGAATCCCTGCTGCACATGCTGTGGGAAATGGACAACTGGCTGGAAAAATATGTTAAGAATGCGAAGGGCACGGTTGGTGGCAATAAAAAATTGGACATGGACCGATAGGCCATACCCATCCAAAAGGAAGGGGCACTAAAGCAGGACCTTAGCGAAAATTCAGGCCAACCACCAAACGGCCAGCATGATTATAGTCCCCAGGGCTACCAACTTTTTGATAAGGGTCAATCTCATTTTCAGCGTCATGGTCATGTAGTTAAATTATGGCAACATTTTTTAGAAAAGGCGAGGTGGCCTATTTGACAACGCCATCCAATATACTTATAGTATAACCCGATGGACCTGGATTGGGACAACTTTTGATGGCACCGGCAGCAAATTTCACTAAAGCCGGGGTACGGTGCTCACCTGATTGGTACGTCCTAATTTTAATAGGCTTACTTCAGCACAGCCCCAATATGGATTATTTTAAGCCAGTTTGGAATTTGGGACCGATGGTTGGCCTTTAGAGGGTGCCAGGTTGGGGATGGCTTCGGTGGCACGCTTAATTTATTACCCAAAGAGGGTGATGGATGTTTGCCATAAATGATGGAACTTTAAGCCCATACCCTCACCCAACCCAAAATAATCATGGAAGAATTACCAATAAACTACCTAGCCATCCTGGTGGCCGTTGTGGCCAATTTCATACTGGGGTTCCTATGGTACACCCCCTTGTTTGGAAAGGCATGGGCCAAGGAAATGGGCTTTGATACAAGCGTAAAGCCGTCTGGTGGCGAAATGGCCAAGGGGATGGTTTTCATGGTAGTGGGAAATTTTCTCATGGCCTATGTGTTTGCCCACAATATGGTTGCCTGGTCATTTGTGCCTGGCATGGACCAAATGCCCAAGGTTGGCTCCGTAATGAACTCGGCCATCTTTACCTGGCTGGGCTTTTACCTTCCTGTGGACATCGGTATTGTCACCTGGGAGAAAAGGTCATGGAAGTTGTTCGGCATCAATACCGGCTACCATTTGGCCATGCTTTTGGTGGCGGCCACGATCCTTGCCTACATGTAAAAAATTGTTGGGCCAGGGTGGCCAAGGCGGTCACAGGGTTCAATAGGGTCAGATGCGCTTGAGCACCCGGAATGGAAACATGATAATGGCACCGATGGCTTCAAAAACGGCAGACAGCGTAAAGCCCAATATCCTGAACGGCAACAGCAACAACCAAAACAAAGGAAAAACAAAAATGGCCAGCAAAGCGAGTGGCCAACTTACTGCCAAAAGCAGGAACCAAAGTATAAGTGCAATAAGGGTGCGCATAGGCCAGGGGTTAAAGCCAACACCACTGCAAAGTTTTTGCCAATTGCCCGATGCCCGGTGTTTTAATTGGCAAAGCACAAGAAGCCGGACATTTTATCCAATATTGAACAGCAGTTTGTACGGGAGCGAACAGTTTCCTATTGATCATTCAAATAAAACAAAGTGCCATTGATGCCGGGACGCCATGGCATTGGCCGCCTTATGCCCTTGGGTTATTAGTCGGAAACAAACCAACCCAGGATTTTTCCTATAAAGCTTTTGGGCTTTTCCGGTTCGGGAGCATATACCTCAAACTCCTCTTCTTGCTTCTTCCTGCCTGGCCGCTGAGGGGGAGGCGAATATCTGTTCATTTTATTGTAATAGTGCTGTCTGCGTTGCTCCTTCTCCCTTGCCTTTTCCTGTTGTTTTCTCCTCAACGCCTCGCGTGCCTCACGTTCGCGTTGCAACGCCACCATGTTTTTCCTGGGCTTTTGCGCCTGTTTTCTGTCCGCGCCCTTGTCCTTGTTTGCTTTCCCTGCCCTGGCCGGAAGTCTTTTTTCATCTGTACCTTCCAGGGCTTCCGGGGCATCCTCCGCTTTCTTCTTTTGCCCCGGCAATTCTATTTTCCCGAGCACCTTCAGGCCGGGCAATTCCACCGGCACCGGCTTGATCACCTCTTTGACCATATCCTCAGTCCCTGCTTCAGGGGCGGCCTCTTCCAGGCCACTTGTCAGCTCGGGTTCCGTGGGGGCAGGATGGCCAACAGGGTTTTCTTCATCCGTTTCCGGAATTTCATCCTCTATTTTGCCGGTCGAAAGCCCCGGGGCAAAGTGCGACAATACCGCCTCCAGTTGTTTCCCTTCTATTTTTGTGTTGGAAGAGCCCTCAGTGGGCAATCCCTTGCCTGCCAAAAATGTGGCTATTTCCCCTGGCTTTACCCCAATTTTCCGGGCCAACTGAGCTAATCTCATTTTGGTTTTTTCGTTTCGGTTGTTTCCCAGTCCAAAGATAGCAATTCCCACAGGCAATAGGCAAGGCACATAGGCCCTTCTACAAATGCGTATAAGGCAACAAGGCCATTTTTACAACCCTGACATTGCCAATTATCCTAATCTCGCTAACTTATGACCCCAACCAATATAAAACATATTCATGGCCAAAGTGACCATCAACAGTTTTGAGGATTTCGCTGCCTTTACCGGAAAGGAAATTGGTTCATCCGAATACCAAAAGATCACACAGGAACAAATCAACCAGTTTGCCGATGCCACACTGGACCATCAGTGGATCCACACCGATGTTGCGCGGGCGGCCAACGAAAGCCCATTCAAGAAAACCATCGCACACGGTTACCTTACCTTATCCCTGGTACCCTACCTCTGGGGGCAAATTGTTGAAGTGAACAATATCAAGATGCTGGTAAACTACGGCATTGACGGGTTGAAGTTCAACCAACCGGTGGTGGTGGGCTCGGAAGTGTGCCTGCGCGTAAAGCTCAATGCCATCGCCAACCTGAGGGGCATTGCCAAGGCCGAGCTAAATGCCGTGATGGAGATCAAAGACAACCCAAAGCCCGCATTCACCGCCACGATCATCCTGCTTTACCACTTTAAGTAGGCCAACCCGCATTCCCAGTGGCAAGGGCCGGTTAGGGATATAGCCCCCTTCTCCGTATTTTTATAACCCAAATTCGAAGTAGGAACAAGATGGAAACTGCCACCAAAGGGAAGAACGAAATGGGCGCCCGGGACCTTTCCGGGCACAAGGCGCCCGGGCCTTACGCCCCAAAGAACAAAGTGCGGATAGTAACTGCTGCCAGCCTGTTCGATGGGCACGATGCGGCCATTAATATCATGCGGAGGATCATCCAGGCCACGGGATGTGAGGTCATCCACCTGGGCCATGACCGCAGTGTGGAAGAGGTGGTGAACACCGCCATCCAGGAAGATGCCCAGGGCATTGCCTTGACCAGCTATCAGGGCGGGCACAATGAGTACTTCAAGTACATGTACGACCTGCTCAAAGAAAAGGGTGCCCCCCACATCAAAATATTTGGTGGTGGGGGTGGCGTTATCCTGCCTGAGGAAATCAAGGAACTCATGGACTACGGCATCACCCGGATCTATTCGCCAGATGACGGGCGTGCCATGGGCCTTCAGGGAATGATCAACGATTTGGTAAAACAGTGCGACTACCCGCTTGGCGAAACCCTTGACGGTGAGCCCAGCCTCCTGGAAAAGAAAAACCCGATGGCCATCGCGAGGTTGATCTCTGCTGCCGAGAATTATTACGACCGTCATAAGGGCACCTTTGATGCCATACATAAAAAAGCAGCAGCGGCCAAAACCCCAGTATTGGGCATTACAGGCACGGGAGGCTCAGGGAAGTCTTCCCTTGTGGACGAAATCATCAGGAGGTTCTTGATTGACTTTAAGGGCTCCCCGGAAGAAGGGGGCAAAACCATCGGGATCATATCCGTGGACCCCTCCAAACGGAAAACGGGCGGTGCCCTGTTGGGCGACCGTATCCGCATGAATGCCATCAACCACCCCAGGGTGTTTATGCGTTCGTTGGCCACCCGTCAATCCAACCTGGTGTTGTCTGCCTACGTAAAAGAGGCCATTGCCATATTAAAGGCAGCCGGGTACGACCTTATCATCCTGGAAACCTCGGGCATAGGCCAAAGCGATACCGAAATTTTGGACCACAGCGATGCTTCCTTGTATGTAATGACGCCAGAATACGGTGCGGCCACGCAACTGGAAAAGATCGATATGCTGGACTTTGCCGATATCGTGGCACTGAACAAATTTGACAAGCGTGGCGCACTGGATGCCCTGCGCGATGTAAAAAAACAATACCAACGCAACCATGGGTACTGGGACCGGAAGCCTGACGACATGCCCGTTTATGGCACCATTGCCTCACAATTTAACGACCCGGGCACCAACCAACTTTACAAACACCTCATTGACATCATCGCCACAAAGTCCGGGACGGAATTAAACTCCACATTTAAGATCTCCAGGGAGATGTCGGAAAAGGTGTTCGTGATACCCCCCAACCGCACCCGGTACCTGAGCGAAATCTCGGAAAGCAACAGGGGTTACGACCAATGGGCAATAGAGCAGGCAGGGGTGGCCCAAAAACTATACGCCCTTCAACAATCCATCGAAACGGTACGGGAGTCCACCCTGGAGGACAAAGACAGGATCATAAAAGGGCTACAGGAACAGTATGGCATGGCCAGCCTTAACCTAGACCCGCTCAACAAACAATTGCTGGACCAATGGGCAGATAAAGAAAAGAAGTACAATGGCCCCTTTTTCAAATTTAAGGTAAGGGACAAGGAACTTGCCATCCAAACCCATACGGAGTCGCTTTCCCATACGCAGGTTCCGAAGGTTTCCCTTCCCCGGTACAAAGCCTGGGGGGATTTGCTAAAATGGGCCCTGACGGAAAATATTCCGGGGGAATTTCCTTATGCAGCAGGCATTTACCCATTTAAAAGGGAGGGCGAAGACCCCACCCGTATGTTTGCGGGCGAAGGGGGGCCGGAGCGGACCAACAGGAGGTTCCATTATGTGAGCCTGTCCACGCCTGCCAAGCGGCTCTCCACCGCATTTGATTCGGTGACCTTATACGGCAACGACCCCGACTACCGGCCCGATATTTACGGGAAGATCGGGAATTCCGGTGTGGCCATCTGTTGCCTTGATGATGCCAAGAAATTATACAGCGGGTTTGACCTGGCCAGTCCCCGCACTTCCGTTTCCATGACCATCAACGGGCCTGCACCCATGCTCCTTGGGTATTTCATGAATGCCGCCATTGACCAGCAATGCGAGCTTTACATCAAAAAAAACGGTATGGAGGGGGAGGTGGCCCAAAAGATCGAAAGCATTTACAAAGATGCCGAACGGCCTTCCTACCAGGGCCCCCTGCCCAACGGAAACGATGGGCTGGGCTTGATGCTGCTGGGCGTCACCGGGGACCAGGTATTGCCGGCAGACGTATATGAAAAGATAAAAGCAACAACACTATCGCAGGTGCGGGGCACCGTACAGGCCGACATCCTCAAAGAGGACCAGGCACAAAACACGTGCATATTTTCCACAGAGTTTGCGTTGCGGCTGATGGGCGATGTGCAGCAGTATTTTATCGGGAAAAACGTACGCAATTTTTATTCCGTCTCCATATCTGGTTACCATATTGCCGAAGCCGGTGCCAACCCCATTACCCAGCTGGCCTTTACTTTGGCCAATGGCTTTACCTACGTGGAGTATTACCTGAGCCGGGGCATGGACATCAACGCGTTTGCCCCTAACCTGTCGTTCTTCTTCTCCAATGGCGTTGATCCCGAATATGCCGTCATCGGCCGGGTGGCCCGAAGGCTTTGGGCCAAGGCCATGAAGAATAAATATGGCGCCAATGCCCGCAGCCAGATGTTGAAGTACCACATCCAAACCTCAGGCCGGTCCCTGCACGCCCAGGAAATCGACTTTAACGACATCCGCACTACCTTGCAGGCCCTGTATGCCATTTATGACAACTGCAACTCCCTTCACACCAATGCGTATGACGAGGCCATCACCACGCCTACGGAGGAATCCGTGCGCAGGGCCATGGCCATTCAGTTGATCATCAATAAGGAACTGGGGCTTGCCAAAAACGAAAACCCGCTGCAAGGCTCTTTTATCATTGAGGAACTGACAGACCTCGTGGAAGAAGCCGTGCTGATGGAGTTTGACCGCATAACCGAACGGGGTGGCGTGCTCGGTGCCATGGAGACCATGTACCAGCGTGGGAAAATCCAGGAGGAAAGCCTGTACTACGAAACCTTGAAGCATACAGGCGAATACCCGATCATTGGCGTGAATACCTTCCTCAGTTCCAAAGGGTCGCCCACGATCATCCCCCAGGAGGTGATCCGTGCCACCACTGAAGAAAAAGAGTATCAAATCGATATGCTGAAACGCCTTCACAAGTTCCACGCGGAAAAAGCGGGCCGGCAAATCGAAAATATCCAACAAGCGGCCATCCAAAACAAAAACATTTTTGAGGCCTTGATGGAAGCCACCAAAGTATGCTCATTGGGGCAAATAACCAGGGCGCTGTTTGAGGTGGGGGGCCAGTACAGGCGAAACATGTAACGGGGCAAGGGGGCGATTTCCCGGTTTTCGAATGGCAAAAAAAGATGGCAGGCCCACCTCAATTGAGGTGGAACACGTCCTTCGACTTTTCCGCCTCCAGCACCAGCCGCGATTGGTAACGCAGCCGGGACAGTAAAATCATCTCGCGCTTTGCCGCATCTGCCTCCACAAACTTTAGCCTGTCGTGGTTGTCCAGGTTAAGCTCATTGGCAATATGAAAAACGGAATTGGGCTTTTCGGAATGGGAGATTAAAAGGAGCTTCAGGTAGGATTCAAACTCCCTTTGCACTTTTCCGTTAACCGGCCTTTTCAAATCAATATGGTAGGGCCCCACCTCCCCTCCAGGATACAGTTTGTCTTTGAACGTATGCTGCATGGACTCCATCTTAAAAATATCGGTGCACTTCACGATGATGTCCGATTCCCCTCCAGGAAAGCGTTTGATCACGCTCTCCAATTTTACCAGCGACCCCAGTTTATTGGTGTTGTCCACATGATTGTAGAAAATACCAAAAGCAATATCCCCTTTTTCGGCATCGTCAAGGAGTTGACGGTACCTGGGTTCAAAAATATGCAAAGGCACCAGTTCCCCAGGAAGGGGGAAAATCGCCAAAGGGAAAATAGGTATCCTAATCAATCCGGTCACAATTACTTAAACATAAAGGTAGCACAAAAGTTACAGTTTAGTACGAGATTAGATAGTGGGGGCCACAGTTGTAATTTTTTTTCAACAATCGGGCCCCATCCAAAAACTGAAGGTGGATGATAAACGAAAAGCCCGCTACCGTTCCCCCCAACCGCTGGACCAGTTGCCCCGCGGCATTGGCCGTGCCCCCCGTGGCCAACAAATCGTCATGGATTACCACATGCCATCCTTTTTTTACGGCATCTTCGTGCATTTCCACCGCGGCCTCATCATATTCAAGGACATATTTTTCGGTTATCTTTTTGTAAGGGAGTTTCCCCAACTTTCGTATGGGGATGAAGGGAACGGATAATTCACTGGCGAGCAGGAACCCAAACAAAAAGCCACGGGCTTCGATGGCGGCAATGGCATCCACTGGCTTTCCCCTATAGGGGTATGCCAATGCACGGACCACTTCTTTGACTACCTGAGGCTCTTCCAATAGCGGGGTGATGTCCTTGAAAACAATCCCGGGCTTAGGGAACCCGGGGACGTCACGGATGAAAGATTTAAGGCTATCGCTTAGCTGCACACAACAATAATAACTAATTTCATGCGGAATAAAACCAGAGGATTATGAAAAATGTAACGCGAATGGTAGAGGATGAAGTGTATGTGGCGCAAAACGAATTGGGGCATGAAGTCCGGATAGACATGAGGAAGGGGGAATTGAAAAAAAACCAATCCCCGGTGGAACTATTGCTTTCGGCCGTTGGGGCATGTGGCGCAGTGGACATCGTTTTAATGCTCAAGAAAAGAAGGAAAACGATAATTGATTTTATTACCGAAACGGAAGGCACCCGGAAGGAAGACCATCCCCGGTCGTTCACCAAAGTGCACTGCCACTATAAGATCACCTCCCCCGATATTACGGAAGACGAACTGTACAAAATCGCGAAACTTTCGTTGGAAAAATATTGCTCCGTTGCCGACAGCCTTAAAACAGAAGTCACGCTGTCCGTTGAGGTCGTTCAGCCCTGACCCATCAATTGGCCGTTTAAAATTACCTTGTCTATTGGCGGGCTTCCAAAACTATAGGGAAGGTATGCCAGGGAGGGCATGGGTTGCGTGATGCAAACATTGGCGGTTTTTCCTTTGGTAATGCTGCCATAATCCTCCAGTATTTCCATGGCCGCTGCCGTGTTGATGGTGGCCGCATTGAATGCCTCTTCCGGGGACATCCTCATTTTGATGCAAGCCAGGGCCACCATCAAAGGCATGTTGCCGGAAGGCGAGCTGCCCGGGTTGTAATCCGAGGCAATGGCCAACGGGAGGCCGGCATTTATGATGTCACGGGCCGGGGGAAAGGAAAGGTTCAGGAAAAAGGCCGCACCCGGCAAGGCCGTGGGTATGGTAGTGCTCCCCTGCAGGGCTTCTATTTCTTCCACGCCTATGTTCTCAAGATGGTCCACGCTGATGGCATTTACCTTCACGCCAACCTGGACCCCGCCCGAGCGGTGCAACTGGTTGGCATGGATACGCGGCCGCATCCCAAAACGTTTGCCTTCCTCACATATCAGTTCGGTTTCAGCAGGGCTAAAAAAACCCTCTTCGCAAAACACGTCAATGTAGTCTGCCAGCTTTTCTTCCGCCACAGCGGGGATCATCTCCTTGACCACAAGGTCTACATATCCTTCCTTGGTATATGCTTGGGGAATGGCATGTGCGCCCAAAAAAGTAGTTTTTACCTTTAAGGGCGTTTCCCTGCCCAACCGTCTGGCCACCCTCAGCATCTTCAACTCATCGGCCACCGTTAGCCCATAGCCACTTTTTATTTCTACCGCCCCCGTTCCCGTGTCCATTATTTCCTTAGCCCTTTTTAGCGAGCGTTCATACAGTTCGTCCTCGGGCATGAGTTGGAGCTTCCGGGCAGAATTCAAAATGCCCCCTCCACTGGCGGCTATCTCGGCATAGCCCGCGCCCTTTATTTTCATGACAAACTCCTCTTCGCGGCTGGCGGCAAATACCAGGTGCGTGTGCGAATCGACAAATGCAGGAAACACAAACCTGCCCCTGGCATCGATCACCTGATCGGCCGATGTGCTGCCCAATGAGGGCATGGTGCCATAGCTGGCTATCTTACCATCCTTTATGGCGAGGAAAGCATCCTCCAATACCGGCAATATGGCCATGGCCTTACCGGAGACCAAGGAGGGCGTGCCTTCGCGGACCTGGGCCAGGCCGCTGATATTGGTTATAAGGATATCCCAACCCATCGGGAATTTTTATTCGCCAAATGACTCCACGCCATAGTCGAGGTTGGTGCCAAATACGGGGAAACTGATTTTGAACATGGCAAAGAAACCTTGCCCTTTAACGCTGGGGCGGTACCCTAGCTCGCCACCATAGGACCAACTGAGGGTACGGTTGAATTTCCCATCGATGCCCAGCCTAAAGCCCAGGGCATTGGTTTTAATGGCTTTCACCGAATACTCCGTTCCCTGGTATTGAACGGGGTCCATATTGAGCACGGGCGAATAGAGGATATCAAAAAACAAGGTAAGCATTCCATCGTCCACGGCATCTTCATAACTGTCAAAACTCACGGCTATATTTCTAAACCAGGACATGGAACCTCCCACATACAAGCCAGCGGACGACAGGTTGCTAAAAACGCGCAGGTCCTGGGGCCTTCCAAAATTGTCGAGATAAGTGGAAGGCAGGCCGTTGCCCTCGCTGCTGGTCAACTCGCCAAAGCCTATGTTTTGTTTTTCCATCACCCTGTTCAAATCGGTGGTGGCATTCCAAACTATGGCGCCCAGCCGTGCCCCATATATCTTCCTTACCTTGGACGGCACTTCTGCCGTGAGCGGCACACGGCCGGCCCATTTGTTTCCTTTGTAGCTATTCCTGTACAATACCATTTTTGTTTTGGAGGATTCCTCCACGTCCTTGAAGTGGTAGGTGCCCCCCAATTCAATATAGCTGAAGCTTTGTGGCTTGGTGCCGGTGGTGGCGTTCTTGGTGGCCAGGTCGCGGTTAAGGTCAAAAAAGGAAGCACTGTAGGGCATCCGGAAGTGCGCATTGAAGTCGGCTTTGTCCTGATAATAATAGGTGGCCTCCACCCCAAACCCCGCGTTCACGTTGGTGGCAAAAGCCTCCCCATAAAGGGGTTGGAACCCAATGAAAAGTTTATTGATCCCATAGGGTTCATCAAATATCTCTTCGTAAGTCACGGCCCCTTTGTCCCTGCGTTCGCCCTGCGAAAAAGCAGGACAGAAAACGCCAGACAGAAGGAGCACCAATAGTGTTTTTATTTTCATGACATTCCGGTCAAGCCGTAAAGGTAACAAAATCGTGCATTTCCTTCCACTGGCCAGGGCACTGCCCTGGTTGTAGCGGTAATTTAATAAAAAGCCCGGCCAACCGTCCTTGCTGCATTACACTTGACCTATCCTTCTATTTGGGGGCCGGTGGGAGGCTTTCCACAAATTCAACCCGCCCTTCCTTAAAGTGGACAAAGGGGACAAACTGGTTTGACTGCCCGGTACTGAAGTCGTACCCCCTGAACAGATAGCCGGGAACAAACCCCCTCCCTTTCAACCCTTCCTGAAAATATACCCCATATTCCTTTAAGGAGTGGCCCACGAACCACATAAATTCAAACCCGATCTTCGAAAATTCCGTGGGCAAAATGCCGTGCCTGCGAATGAACTCCTGACGGAACACCTCGTAATTTGGGTTGGAGGCACTGGTAAAGGTTGGTGCGGCCATGGTAATATGCAGGCGCTCATAGGTGGCAAAATTTGCGGCCGCGTTGTTCAGCCACGATTCATTTCCTACAATAATGGTGGAATCGCCACGGGTATCCACCCCGCTGATCACTTTGGTGTACAGTATGGGGTCGTCCGATGCCATGAACACGCTGCCAATGCTATCTATTTTCAACTCAAACTCGATAGGGTTTTTAAACTCATCGTACTCGACAGGGGTGGCCAGCTTGTTGAAAATGGTTACGCTGTTTTCACGGGCTACCTTTTCCGCCCATACAATGTTCAGGTCAAGTTCCTTGGCCCTCTTTAAAAAGCTTGCGGCCGTCACGGTATCCTTGGCCGTTTCCCCATAAAAAACCATGCAGTTCTTGTTCCGGACGTGGGCCGCGATCCATTCCGCAGACCTCTCCCCTATTGTTTCGCTCCTTGGCTGCAAAAGCAACCCAAAAGGGTTGTCCCCAAAAAATTCCGAGTTGCCGGACACGGGGCTTATCATATTTATTTTATTGGCTATCGAAAAATCCTGTACCGGCTTGACCTGGTTTTGGAACAAAGGCCCCACGATCAGGTCGGAGCT
Coding sequences within:
- a CDS encoding imidazolonepropionase, which translates into the protein MGWDILITNISGLAQVREGTPSLVSGKAMAILPVLEDAFLAIKDGKIASYGTMPSLGSTSADQVIDARGRFVFPAFVDSHTHLVFAASREEEFVMKIKGAGYAEIAASGGGILNSARKLQLMPEDELYERSLKRAKEIMDTGTGAVEIKSGYGLTVADELKMLRVARRLGRETPLKVKTTFLGAHAIPQAYTKEGYVDLVVKEMIPAVAEEKLADYIDVFCEEGFFSPAETELICEEGKRFGMRPRIHANQLHRSGGVQVGVKVNAISVDHLENIGVEEIEALQGSTTIPTALPGAAFFLNLSFPPARDIINAGLPLAIASDYNPGSSPSGNMPLMVALACIKMRMSPEEAFNAATINTAAAMEILEDYGSITKGKTANVCITQPMPSLAYLPYSFGSPPIDKVILNGQLMGQG